From the Natrarchaeobaculum aegyptiacum genome, one window contains:
- a CDS encoding AMP-binding protein, whose translation MTENPTLEGVDEIVHEPSEAFVDSTNVADFMATHDIDDYDALIERTTTDVEGVEASGVDWFWDEVVDYLGLEFYEEYDDVRDDSEGPQFTDWYPGGKLNLAHNLVDRHAALESERRNTVATIWEGEDGEVRELTYHELHRQANQVANALEQRGIETGDTVGLYMPMVPEVVSILYGCFKVGAIAVPIFSGFGVDAAATRIADAECSVLFTGDGFLRRGDPVFLKSAGDDAIEEAGHVEHTIVFDRLGSSNRKSEHEIPWIDDRDEWWADAVESADDDYETKSLDSSQESMLLYSSGTTGKPKGIVHTHAGVQVQCAKELYFGFDLKPSDRFCWVSDIGWMMGPWTLIGTHTFGGTVFMYEGAPDHPQPDRFWEMIDRHRLTQFGISPTAIRALREHGDQWLEGHDLSSLRILGSTGEPWDPESWQWFYEHVGGGECPIINISGGTEICGCFLMPMPIQSLKPCTLGGPGLGMNIDIVDHDGNSVKDDHERGFLVARDSCPSMTKSLWSGDERYLEEYWSTFEDMWDHGDWAQQDEDGFWFLHGRADDALNVAGRKVGPAEVEGALIDHPAVTQAAAVGAPDDTTGTAVVAYVVLEPGHDETDDLRAELREQVGDELGKPFRPREILFVDEFPKTQSGKIIRRAIEATYTGEDLGDMSSIENPGALEELEAAR comes from the coding sequence ATGACTGAGAATCCCACGCTCGAGGGCGTCGACGAGATCGTCCACGAACCGAGCGAGGCGTTCGTCGACTCGACGAACGTCGCCGACTTCATGGCGACCCACGACATCGACGACTACGACGCGTTGATCGAGCGCACCACGACCGACGTGGAGGGCGTCGAAGCGTCAGGTGTCGACTGGTTCTGGGACGAAGTGGTCGACTACCTCGGCCTCGAGTTTTACGAAGAGTACGACGACGTGCGAGACGACAGTGAGGGACCCCAGTTTACGGACTGGTACCCCGGCGGCAAGCTCAACCTCGCGCACAACCTCGTCGACCGTCACGCCGCCCTCGAGTCCGAACGCCGGAACACAGTCGCCACCATCTGGGAGGGCGAAGACGGCGAGGTGCGCGAACTTACCTACCACGAACTGCATCGGCAGGCCAATCAGGTAGCTAACGCGCTCGAGCAGCGAGGCATCGAGACCGGCGACACCGTCGGGCTCTACATGCCGATGGTCCCCGAGGTCGTCTCGATTCTCTACGGCTGTTTCAAGGTCGGTGCGATCGCCGTCCCGATCTTCTCGGGGTTCGGCGTCGACGCTGCCGCAACCCGCATTGCCGACGCCGAGTGTTCGGTGCTCTTTACCGGCGACGGCTTCCTGCGACGGGGTGATCCGGTCTTCCTCAAATCCGCCGGCGACGACGCCATCGAGGAGGCAGGGCACGTCGAGCACACGATCGTTTTCGACCGGTTAGGATCGAGCAACCGGAAAAGCGAACACGAGATTCCCTGGATCGACGACCGCGACGAGTGGTGGGCCGACGCCGTCGAGAGCGCTGACGATGACTACGAGACCAAATCGCTCGACTCGAGCCAGGAGTCGATGCTCCTCTATTCCTCCGGAACGACCGGCAAACCGAAAGGGATCGTCCACACCCACGCCGGCGTCCAGGTCCAGTGTGCCAAGGAACTGTACTTCGGATTCGACCTCAAACCCTCGGATCGGTTCTGCTGGGTTTCCGATATCGGCTGGATGATGGGCCCCTGGACCCTGATCGGGACCCACACCTTCGGCGGCACGGTCTTCATGTACGAAGGCGCACCCGATCACCCACAGCCCGATCGGTTCTGGGAGATGATCGATCGTCACAGGCTGACGCAGTTCGGCATCTCGCCCACGGCAATTCGAGCCCTTCGTGAGCACGGCGACCAGTGGCTCGAGGGCCACGATCTCTCCTCGCTGCGAATCCTCGGTTCGACGGGCGAACCCTGGGACCCCGAATCCTGGCAGTGGTTCTACGAGCACGTCGGCGGCGGCGAGTGTCCGATCATCAACATCTCCGGCGGCACCGAGATCTGTGGCTGCTTCCTCATGCCGATGCCGATCCAGTCGCTCAAGCCCTGTACCCTCGGCGGACCCGGGCTCGGGATGAACATCGACATCGTCGATCACGACGGAAATTCCGTCAAAGACGACCACGAGCGCGGCTTCCTGGTCGCGCGCGACTCCTGTCCCTCGATGACCAAATCGCTCTGGAGCGGCGACGAGCGCTACCTCGAGGAGTACTGGTCGACCTTCGAGGACATGTGGGACCATGGCGACTGGGCCCAGCAAGACGAGGACGGCTTCTGGTTCCTCCACGGTCGGGCCGACGACGCCCTGAACGTCGCCGGCCGCAAGGTCGGTCCCGCCGAGGTCGAGGGTGCGCTCATCGACCACCCCGCAGTGACGCAGGCCGCCGCCGTCGGTGCGCCCGACGACACCACCGGCACGGCCGTCGTCGCCTACGTCGTCCTCGAGCCTGGCCACGACGAAACCGACGACCTCCGCGCGGAACTGCGAGAGCAGGTCGGCGACGAGCTAGGAAAGCCGTTCCGCCCCCGCGAAATCCTGTTCGTCGACGAGTTCCCCAAGACCCAGTCGGGCAAGATCATCCGCCGGGCCATCGAGGCGACGTATACCGGCGAAGACCTCGGGGACATGAGCAGCATCGAGAATCCCGGCGCGCTCGAGGAACTCGAGGCCGCACGCTGA
- the upp gene encoding uracil phosphoribosyltransferase, with the protein MPIEDRDDAYLVTHALARDTLSRLRDVETEQVSFRKGLVKLGRICGYEIIDGRMETEYVEIETPLEPTMGERVRGLDDVVIINVLRAATPFVEGLLKAFPRARQGVISASRDEEAGRDENGSFPITIDYVKLPEIHEEDTVIVADPMLATGSTMCTVLEHVTENAPEPENLIVLSAVSAPEGLLRVDEAFDEADLLTVSIDDRLDDDGFIVPGLGDAGDRAFRTT; encoded by the coding sequence ATGCCGATCGAAGACCGGGACGATGCGTACCTCGTCACTCACGCACTGGCCAGAGACACTCTCTCGCGGTTGCGAGACGTCGAGACCGAGCAGGTCAGCTTCCGGAAAGGCCTCGTGAAACTCGGGCGGATCTGTGGCTACGAGATCATCGACGGCCGCATGGAGACCGAGTACGTCGAGATCGAGACGCCACTCGAGCCCACGATGGGCGAGCGCGTCCGCGGACTCGACGACGTCGTCATCATCAACGTCTTGCGCGCGGCGACCCCGTTCGTCGAGGGGCTGTTGAAGGCGTTCCCACGCGCCCGTCAGGGCGTCATCAGCGCCAGCCGCGACGAGGAGGCCGGCCGTGACGAGAACGGCTCGTTCCCCATCACGATCGACTACGTGAAACTGCCCGAAATCCACGAGGAAGACACGGTGATCGTCGCCGACCCGATGCTCGCGACTGGCTCGACGATGTGTACCGTCTTAGAGCACGTCACCGAGAACGCCCCCGAACCGGAGAACCTGATCGTCCTCTCGGCCGTCTCCGCACCCGAGGGACTGCTCCGGGTCGACGAGGCGTTCGACGAGGCCGACCTGCTCACGGTCTCGATCGACGACCGACTCGACGACGACGGGTTCATCGTCCCCGGCCTCGGCGACGCCGGCGACCGCGCCTTCCGCACGACCTGA
- a CDS encoding DUF2339 domain-containing protein, translating to MDDDLASEVRRLRSDLESLHRRVETLEAALDDEERPAEDTLRESVADESGAVDSTAESASEPAIDSTAESVVGETVLDGESSEPTATDGQATERGRDIERDVGIRWLGLVGGLALVVGVIFFVQLAIEAGWLGPLGRVLLGTAGGLLLAGVGRFVTTRQGYVRWGHIATGVGLAIAYFSIYAAYGFDAYRVALGTPLWLVLLALTALVVGAVGLSIRASAPVVGGEAFLFGYVTAWLSIDAGSFVLTPAYVLALAAGLVAVSTVRPWRRHLVASVPLTYGLVWVWFVDLEPGALALAAVTLVAFALSLAGASVLHRDPPESRLATVENRALTLLSALPAAALLEFARWEWAPDAPLEGAPTAVVAIALAGLYVWTDAGSSRRDQMAGGLAVVLFGASAVLAGGVFASTVGLVAVVCGAVAVASRFDAVAVRHGAHVVAAALAFKLVAVDATQLPALEADPQTIATGRAGAFLIVIAASYGLAWWFSRTEVEIFSGSSRTPLAVPYAWLATGLVVVFLGLELSGAGISVAWAAFGLVLVTTGLTADVRGLRMQGVAVFALATAKVFLFDTQDLDLMARTLAFLALGAILLVASYAYARWQGQDPLERFVAE from the coding sequence ATGGACGACGACCTCGCGTCGGAAGTCCGTCGCCTCCGGTCGGATCTCGAGTCGCTACATCGTCGCGTCGAGACACTCGAGGCGGCCCTCGACGACGAGGAGCGGCCGGCTGAGGACACCCTCCGGGAGTCGGTTGCCGACGAGTCGGGGGCTGTCGACTCGACAGCCGAGTCGGCGAGTGAGCCAGCGATCGACTCGACGGCCGAGTCGGTGGTCGGAGAAACGGTTCTCGACGGCGAGTCCTCCGAACCGACGGCGACCGACGGCCAGGCCACGGAACGAGGGCGGGATATCGAGCGCGACGTCGGAATCAGGTGGCTCGGACTGGTCGGGGGTCTCGCGCTGGTCGTCGGCGTCATCTTCTTCGTCCAGCTGGCGATCGAAGCCGGCTGGCTCGGACCGCTCGGACGCGTCCTGCTAGGAACGGCGGGCGGTCTCCTGCTCGCTGGCGTCGGTCGGTTCGTCACGACCCGTCAGGGATACGTTCGGTGGGGCCACATCGCGACCGGCGTCGGGCTCGCGATCGCCTACTTCAGCATCTACGCCGCCTACGGCTTCGACGCTTACCGGGTGGCGCTCGGGACGCCCCTGTGGCTCGTTCTCCTCGCGCTGACGGCACTGGTCGTCGGCGCCGTGGGGCTGTCCATTCGGGCCAGCGCACCCGTCGTCGGGGGCGAGGCGTTCCTCTTCGGGTACGTGACGGCCTGGCTCAGCATCGACGCCGGCTCGTTCGTCCTCACGCCCGCGTACGTCCTCGCTCTCGCGGCGGGACTCGTCGCCGTCAGCACCGTTCGCCCGTGGCGTCGACACCTCGTGGCCAGCGTCCCGCTCACCTACGGCCTCGTCTGGGTCTGGTTCGTCGACCTCGAGCCGGGGGCACTCGCCCTCGCGGCCGTCACGCTCGTCGCCTTCGCACTCTCCCTCGCGGGAGCGTCCGTCCTCCACCGCGACCCACCGGAATCCCGACTGGCCACCGTCGAAAACCGGGCGCTGACGCTTCTCTCTGCGCTCCCGGCCGCGGCCCTGCTCGAGTTTGCGCGCTGGGAGTGGGCACCCGACGCGCCGCTCGAGGGGGCCCCGACGGCCGTCGTCGCGATCGCGCTCGCTGGCCTGTACGTGTGGACCGACGCCGGCTCGAGTCGGCGAGACCAGATGGCCGGTGGACTGGCGGTCGTCCTGTTCGGCGCGAGTGCCGTCCTCGCGGGCGGTGTCTTCGCCTCGACCGTGGGACTGGTCGCGGTCGTCTGCGGTGCAGTCGCCGTCGCCTCCCGGTTCGACGCCGTCGCGGTTCGACACGGTGCCCACGTCGTCGCCGCCGCTCTCGCGTTCAAACTCGTCGCCGTCGACGCGACTCAGTTGCCGGCGCTCGAGGCGGACCCCCAGACGATCGCCACCGGCCGGGCTGGCGCGTTTCTGATCGTCATCGCGGCCAGCTACGGGCTCGCGTGGTGGTTCAGTCGAACCGAGGTGGAAATCTTCAGCGGTTCCAGTCGCACCCCGCTGGCGGTGCCCTACGCGTGGCTCGCCACCGGACTGGTCGTCGTCTTCCTCGGGCTCGAACTCTCCGGCGCAGGAATCTCGGTCGCCTGGGCGGCGTTCGGGCTCGTGCTCGTCACGACGGGGCTCACGGCCGACGTTCGCGGGCTCAGAATGCAGGGCGTCGCTGTCTTCGCGCTCGCGACCGCGAAGGTGTTTCTCTTCGATACGCAGGATCTCGATCTGATGGCACGAACGCTCGCGTTTCTCGCTCTCGGAGCGATCTTGCTGGTCGCTTCCTACGCCTACGCGCGGTGGCAGGGGCAGGACCCGCTCGAGCGGTTCGTCGCCGAGTAA
- a CDS encoding cupin domain-containing protein has product MTDNYAVVDPDDLEPEDDRPCDMRRLSEPAGLEHVAVNRFRAEPGQQVPLAYHYHETQEEAFVVTAGTLHVETPEGERTVHEGSIFAAQPTAPHRAYNPDDADETVEVIAIGAPPAEGDAAVYEPDE; this is encoded by the coding sequence ATGACCGACAACTACGCCGTCGTCGACCCGGACGACCTCGAGCCCGAGGACGACCGCCCCTGCGATATGCGCCGGCTGAGCGAGCCGGCCGGACTCGAGCACGTCGCTGTCAACCGGTTCCGCGCCGAACCCGGCCAGCAGGTGCCACTGGCGTATCACTACCACGAAACTCAGGAGGAGGCGTTCGTCGTCACCGCGGGGACGCTCCACGTCGAGACGCCCGAGGGCGAGCGCACCGTCCACGAGGGGTCGATCTTCGCGGCACAGCCGACTGCGCCCCACCGGGCGTACAACCCCGACGACGCGGACGAGACCGTCGAGGTGATCGCCATCGGTGCCCCGCCGGCCGAGGGCGACGCCGCCGTCTACGAGCCCGACGAGTGA
- a CDS encoding potassium channel family protein → MDPLYLVAGALVLALVVLDVLWTTLWVDGGSGPLSSRLTTGIWQGLRIASGDRSRALSLAGPLILAATLVVWIGLLWLGWTLLFAGGQPALVSTHTGEPADWTGRLYYVAYTMFTNGNGDYTPTTGSWEIASALTTASGMAFVTLAVSYVLSVLGAVSEKRSFASDVTGLGESPEAFVRSSLSEEGFRGLELPLESMADQLSLLADQHESYPILHYYHSEDRDRASAVGVAILDESLSVYRHGVVADPPNETLVTDARASVDSYLETLETAFVDPAEEVPPPPAPALETLREADVSTVEDESFEESIAESADRRRKLLGMVRADAREWSTDGSGLEGDDAA, encoded by the coding sequence ATGGACCCGCTGTACCTCGTCGCCGGGGCCCTCGTTCTCGCACTCGTCGTCCTCGACGTCCTCTGGACGACGCTGTGGGTCGACGGCGGCTCCGGCCCGCTCTCGAGTCGACTGACCACTGGCATCTGGCAGGGCCTGCGAATCGCCTCGGGCGACCGATCGCGGGCGCTGTCGCTGGCCGGCCCGCTCATCCTCGCGGCGACGCTCGTCGTCTGGATCGGCCTGCTCTGGCTCGGCTGGACGCTCCTGTTTGCGGGCGGTCAGCCCGCCCTCGTCAGCACCCATACCGGCGAGCCAGCCGACTGGACGGGCCGACTCTACTACGTCGCCTACACGATGTTCACCAACGGCAACGGCGACTACACGCCCACCACCGGCAGCTGGGAGATCGCCAGTGCGCTGACCACCGCCTCGGGCATGGCCTTCGTCACCCTCGCGGTCTCGTACGTCCTCTCGGTCCTCGGGGCCGTCTCCGAGAAGCGGTCGTTCGCCAGCGACGTCACCGGCCTCGGTGAGTCTCCCGAGGCGTTCGTCCGTTCGAGCCTGAGCGAGGAGGGTTTTCGCGGCCTCGAGTTACCCCTCGAGTCGATGGCCGACCAGCTCTCGCTGCTGGCAGACCAGCACGAGTCGTACCCGATCCTCCACTACTACCACAGCGAGGACCGCGACCGCGCCTCGGCCGTCGGCGTCGCGATCCTCGACGAGTCGCTGTCGGTCTACCGCCACGGCGTCGTCGCGGACCCGCCCAACGAGACGCTGGTCACCGACGCCCGCGCGAGCGTCGACAGCTACCTCGAGACCCTCGAGACGGCGTTCGTCGACCCCGCGGAGGAGGTGCCGCCGCCTCCCGCCCCAGCGCTCGAGACGCTCCGGGAGGCCGACGTCTCGACGGTCGAGGACGAGTCGTTCGAGGAATCCATCGCCGAGAGTGCCGACCGTCGGCGGAAACTACTGGGGATGGTCCGGGCGGACGCCCGGGAGTGGTCGACCGATGGGAGCGGACTCGAGGGCGACGACGCCGCGTGA
- a CDS encoding TATA-box-binding protein, with the protein MTDPKDTINIENVVASTGIGQELDLQSVAMDLEGADYDPEQFPGLVYRTQNPKSAALIFRSGKIVCTGAKSTDDVHESLRIVFDKLRELQIQVNEDPEIVVQNIVTSADLGRNLNLNAIAIGLGLENIEYEPEQFPGLVYRLDEPEVVALLFGSGKLVITGGKKPEDAEHAVDKIVSRLEDLGLLE; encoded by the coding sequence ATGACGGATCCGAAGGACACCATCAATATCGAAAACGTGGTGGCGTCGACCGGCATCGGACAGGAACTCGACCTCCAGAGCGTCGCGATGGACCTCGAGGGGGCCGACTACGACCCCGAACAGTTCCCCGGTCTCGTCTACCGAACACAGAACCCCAAGTCTGCAGCCCTGATCTTCCGCTCGGGAAAGATCGTCTGCACCGGGGCGAAGAGCACCGACGACGTCCACGAGAGCCTGCGGATCGTCTTCGACAAGCTTCGTGAACTCCAGATTCAGGTCAACGAAGACCCGGAGATCGTCGTCCAGAACATCGTCACGAGCGCGGACCTCGGGCGCAACCTCAACCTGAACGCGATCGCGATCGGGCTTGGCCTGGAGAACATCGAGTACGAACCCGAGCAGTTCCCCGGACTGGTCTACCGCCTCGACGAACCCGAGGTCGTCGCCCTCCTGTTTGGCTCCGGTAAGCTCGTTATCACGGGCGGCAAGAAGCCCGAAGACGCCGAACACGCCGTCGACAAGATCGTCTCCCGTCTCGAGGACCTCGGCCTGCTCGAGTAG
- a CDS encoding universal stress protein — protein sequence MTHVLVAMDDSDPARAALRHACEHYPHADLTVVHVSDPVDASLFTRVPDRSSSEERRDSSQSAAVFEEARAIAAGYDRELSTELFAGDPARAIVECAAETDVDHVVIGNHGRTGVSRVLLGSVAESVVRRSPVSVTVVRG from the coding sequence ATGACCCACGTCCTCGTGGCGATGGACGACTCCGATCCCGCCCGGGCGGCACTTCGCCACGCCTGCGAGCACTACCCGCACGCCGATCTCACGGTCGTTCACGTGAGCGACCCGGTCGACGCGTCGCTGTTCACTCGAGTACCCGACAGGTCCTCGAGCGAGGAGCGTCGCGACTCGAGTCAGTCCGCGGCAGTGTTCGAGGAGGCGCGGGCGATCGCCGCGGGGTACGATCGTGAACTCTCGACGGAACTGTTCGCGGGTGATCCAGCGCGAGCGATCGTCGAGTGCGCAGCCGAAACCGACGTCGATCACGTCGTGATCGGTAACCACGGCCGCACCGGCGTCAGCCGCGTGCTACTCGGGAGCGTCGCCGAGTCCGTCGTCAGGCGCTCGCCGGTGAGCGTAACCGTCGTTCGCGGCTGA
- a CDS encoding phosphatase PAP2 family protein gives MDRSVGEIEFAQRLVPDVLYPAVEAITRLGDVSVLVAVTVVVTVVLERDRALAFFGIVIGGFAILGGLKAALALGRPPGEVHLIETATTGFPSGHALGAAVVYGGLALALERGRRLAVAVVAPLVVAIALSRIVLGVHYLVDVVVGLGVGVAYLAAVDRIRRSGPERTLWLATALGLGGVFVGIVFGPTPRTACLGPLCLDQDTIVPAAAGIGALLTVRAGSNPVADHHLRWLVLVPVAVVGGGVVVVTDSVLLSSAIVAGIGGAGVTVLAGRGGALWES, from the coding sequence ATGGACCGCAGCGTAGGTGAAATCGAGTTCGCACAGCGCCTCGTGCCGGACGTCCTCTACCCGGCCGTCGAGGCGATCACCAGACTCGGCGACGTCTCGGTCCTCGTCGCTGTGACGGTCGTCGTCACCGTCGTGCTCGAGCGTGACCGCGCGCTCGCGTTCTTCGGTATCGTGATCGGCGGGTTCGCCATCCTCGGTGGGCTGAAAGCCGCGCTGGCACTTGGGCGACCCCCGGGCGAGGTTCACCTGATCGAGACTGCGACGACCGGATTTCCGAGCGGGCACGCCCTCGGCGCGGCGGTCGTCTACGGCGGGCTTGCGCTCGCACTCGAGCGTGGCCGACGACTGGCGGTCGCGGTCGTCGCGCCGCTGGTCGTGGCGATTGCCCTCTCCCGGATCGTCCTCGGGGTTCACTACCTCGTCGACGTCGTCGTGGGGCTGGGGGTCGGCGTCGCCTACCTCGCCGCCGTGGATCGGATTCGCCGGTCGGGTCCGGAGCGGACGCTCTGGCTCGCGACGGCGCTCGGACTGGGCGGCGTCTTCGTCGGGATCGTCTTCGGACCGACGCCGCGGACGGCCTGCCTCGGCCCGCTCTGTCTCGACCAGGACACGATCGTTCCGGCCGCCGCGGGGATCGGCGCACTCCTGACCGTGCGTGCGGGATCGAATCCGGTTGCAGACCACCATCTCCGCTGGCTGGTCCTCGTCCCGGTCGCGGTCGTCGGCGGTGGCGTGGTCGTGGTGACGGACTCGGTGCTCCTCTCCAGTGCGATCGTCGCGGGGATCGGCGGGGCCGGGGTGACCGTGCTCGCGGGCCGTGGTGGCGCGCTCTGGGAGTCGTGA
- a CDS encoding methyltransferase domain-containing protein: MYLLEFGGEDDAFAACEAASAASGVSRIAPGLALADAVVPRRVRGLAYTHRASDLVGHTDADLESARTLLETAPLEREGSIAVRAVDVHGSTGVSTTETERALGQVLVDRGFSVDLDDPDHVLRAAFSRGRLEPGGTVEADAATGDLVRPLEGGDQRGEHTSVCALGWLEAASVRDFGERAPTDKPFFQPGSMDPLLARAVANVAGAHPGRTVLDPMCGTGGVLVEAGLVGADVIGTDAQEKMARGARENLAHFLEPTEPSPTGVSRGSWHVGRGDATRLPLAADSVDAVVFDAPYGRQSKIDTHRLADLVSGALAETRRVASRAVVVADRSWATEARDVGWDLEAAFERRVHRSLTRYVLVCE; this comes from the coding sequence GTGTACCTGCTCGAGTTCGGCGGCGAGGACGACGCGTTCGCAGCCTGCGAGGCCGCGAGCGCCGCCAGCGGCGTGAGCCGGATCGCACCCGGACTCGCTCTCGCCGACGCTGTCGTTCCCCGGCGCGTTCGGGGACTGGCCTACACCCACCGCGCGAGCGACCTCGTGGGCCACACCGACGCCGACCTCGAGAGCGCCCGCACCCTGCTCGAGACGGCCCCGCTCGAGCGCGAGGGATCGATCGCCGTCCGCGCGGTCGACGTCCACGGGTCCACGGGTGTGAGCACCACCGAGACAGAGCGCGCGCTCGGTCAGGTGCTCGTCGACCGCGGTTTCTCGGTCGACCTCGACGACCCCGACCACGTCCTGCGAGCGGCCTTTTCGAGGGGCCGTCTCGAGCCCGGTGGGACGGTCGAAGCCGACGCGGCCACGGGCGACCTCGTGAGGCCGCTCGAGGGAGGAGACCAGCGGGGCGAGCACACCTCGGTCTGTGCACTCGGCTGGCTCGAGGCCGCGAGCGTCCGGGACTTCGGCGAGCGCGCCCCGACCGACAAGCCGTTCTTTCAGCCCGGCAGCATGGACCCGCTGCTCGCCCGCGCGGTCGCGAACGTTGCCGGCGCTCACCCCGGGCGAACGGTTCTGGACCCGATGTGTGGCACCGGCGGCGTCCTCGTCGAGGCCGGCCTCGTCGGTGCCGACGTGATCGGCACGGACGCTCAGGAGAAGATGGCCCGCGGCGCACGGGAGAACCTCGCGCACTTCCTCGAGCCGACTGAGCCCTCGCCCACGGGCGTCTCCCGGGGATCGTGGCACGTCGGCCGCGGCGACGCCACTCGCCTCCCGCTGGCCGCCGATTCGGTCGACGCCGTCGTCTTCGACGCCCCCTACGGTCGCCAGTCGAAAATCGATACCCACCGGCTTGCAGACCTCGTCTCGGGCGCGCTCGCGGAGACCCGGCGGGTCGCCTCGCGAGCCGTCGTCGTCGCCGACCGCTCGTGGGCGACGGAGGCCCGGGACGTGGGTTGGGACCTCGAGGCCGCGTTCGAACGGCGGGTCCACCGCTCGCTGACGCGGTACGTGCTCGTGTGCGAGTGA
- a CDS encoding AAA family ATPase — translation MDAPLWTDTHAPELAELPQDDAREYLQRAVEEPINLLLQGPPGSGKTAAARALAREAHSDPENDLIEINVADFFGRTKTEIKNDPRFAQFLVGRSSMSKRDMINRVLKESASYAAVSGEYKTILLDNAEDVREDFQQALRRIMEQHHRTTQFILATRQPTKLIPPIRSRCFPVSFRSPTTAETVAVLERIVEAEGVTYDDDGLEFVAGYAGGNLRTAILAAQTTVEDADELTMSAAYETIGEVGLDDEIESMLEAAEAGEFTDARKTLDDLLVDEGLDGQEVIQQILAIARKRYQGEKLARLHRLAADVEFEMQEGSSDRIHVSHLLAELGRDA, via the coding sequence ATGGACGCGCCGCTGTGGACCGACACCCACGCCCCGGAGCTGGCCGAGTTGCCACAGGACGACGCCCGCGAGTACCTGCAGCGGGCCGTCGAGGAGCCGATCAACCTCCTCCTGCAGGGGCCGCCGGGAAGTGGCAAGACGGCGGCGGCGCGTGCGCTGGCCCGGGAGGCCCACTCCGACCCCGAGAACGACCTGATCGAGATCAACGTCGCGGACTTCTTCGGACGGACGAAGACCGAAATCAAGAACGACCCGCGGTTCGCCCAGTTTCTCGTCGGGCGTTCCTCGATGTCGAAACGCGACATGATAAACCGCGTGCTCAAGGAATCGGCGAGCTACGCCGCGGTTTCGGGTGAGTACAAGACGATCCTGCTCGACAACGCCGAAGACGTCCGTGAGGACTTCCAGCAGGCGCTCCGCCGGATCATGGAACAGCACCACCGGACGACGCAGTTTATCCTCGCCACCCGCCAGCCCACGAAGCTCATCCCACCGATCCGCTCGCGGTGTTTCCCCGTTTCGTTCCGATCGCCGACGACCGCAGAGACCGTCGCCGTCCTCGAGCGAATCGTCGAGGCCGAGGGCGTCACCTACGACGACGACGGCCTCGAGTTCGTCGCTGGCTACGCCGGCGGCAACCTACGCACGGCGATCCTGGCCGCCCAGACGACCGTCGAGGACGCAGACGAACTCACCATGAGCGCAGCCTACGAGACCATCGGTGAGGTCGGCCTCGACGACGAGATCGAGTCGATGCTCGAGGCCGCCGAGGCAGGCGAGTTCACCGACGCCCGCAAGACTCTCGACGACCTGCTCGTCGACGAGGGACTCGATGGGCAAGAGGTGATCCAGCAGATTCTGGCGATCGCCCGCAAGCGCTATCAGGGCGAGAAACTCGCCCGCCTTCACCGGCTCGCCGCCGACGTCGAGTTCGAGATGCAGGAGGGCTCGAGCGACCGGATCCACGTCTCACACCTCCTGGCAGAGCTGGGGCGGGACGCCTGA